The genomic window AAGCATAGCATAATTTTCATCTCTGTTAAGTTCTGACAAAACATATAATAGTGCTTCAAATGCTMCTGAATATTGTATAAATAAATCACTATGTTTTGAGCAGGCAAGATATGCAATAAAATTAGCTTCATCTTCGTAGGCGATTCCTATTTTATGTGCCATTTCATGRGCTATAGTATAAGGCATAGATGTATATGGTATAAGAGTATTAACATTTGCTTCTGAAGTAAATGGTGAGTATATTCCTGTTATTTGAAGTCTTAAAAAAAGTTTTGATATTTTTATTGGCTTTGTTCTTGAATAATACATYTCTAAATATGGAAACTCTTCAAAAACTTTATTATATTCACTTTCAACCATTCTGTTTAGAGCTTGATAATTTGTATTGATTGAGGTTTCATATTTCATTTTTGTTTGCAAATCATTTAAATCTTTTATTAATAACTCTGCTAATGAATATAGTTTGTTATAYGCTTCTTCATCTKTKATATTATTATTTTCAAAGAAGTAATTTTGATAATTATTTATAAGAGGAAATCTATAATAATTTAATCCCCATACAGACATAAAAACWATATATATAATAAT from Brachyspira sp. SAP_772 includes these protein-coding regions:
- a CDS encoding DUF3810 family protein, coding for MCIIFIAIVLKLLTLSPKFIENFYSRKAYKVISGSIGKVTSNFSFSIAEILLFIFIILILLFFVFSIKKIIFGQEKLKLIFNFLYVVVCIAIIIYIVFMSVWGLNYYRFPLINNYQNYFFENNNIXDEEAYNKLYSLAELLIKDLNDLQTKMKYETSINTNYQALNRMVESEYNKVFEEFPYLEMYYSRTKPIKISKLFLRLQITGIYSPFTSEANVNTLIPYTSMPYTIAHEMAHKIGIAYEDEANFIAYLACSKHSDLFIQYSXAFEALLYVLSELNRDENYAML